GAGCTGGTGCGGCCATTTTGCAGGCGACAGAAGAAAAAGGCAAAGGAATTCTATCTACGCATCTGCACTCTGAAGGCCAGCACGCCGAAGAGTTGGCACTCATAGGGCCGGCAACTACCGATTGGGTACCTAACTATATCGAACGAAACGACCCAGAGGATATTCGATACTATCCATATATGAATGGCAACTTTGTATTCAAACATGCGGTCGTTCGGTTTCAGCAGGTGATTCAGGAGGCGCTAACACAAAACGGCTATCAGGCCGATGACATTGATATGCTCATTCCTCATCAGGCCAATTTACGTATCAGTCAATTTATCCAAAAGCAAATGAAGTTGACCGATGACCGAGTTTTTAACAATATCCAGAAGTACGGTAACACAACTGCCGCATCCATTCCATTGGCTTTGAGTGAAGCTTTAGAAGAAGGCAAAGTGAAAGAAGGCGATTTGGTTTGTTTGGCAGCCTTTGGTAGTGGGTTTACCTGGGCGTCGGCATTGATCCGTTGGTAAAAATTGTTTGAAAATTTGTCGAACCTAGCACGTTAATTGTTTGCTTTGTGGCAAACGACTAATCTCTCTATGCATTTGAAAAAATGTACGCTTTTCTTTTTGGTAATTGTTCTTACTCCTTTTTTGTCTAGGGCACAGAATTTTTATAAAGAAGTGTCTACCGATACCACCTTCCGCGCGAGTGGAGAAACCTATTTAGGAAAACGTGAAGGCCAATGGAAGTTTGAGAGAAGATGGGACGGTATGATAGTGACAGGTTACTATTCGCAAGGAGAACCAGATAGTGTGTGGTTAAAATACTACAATCAAACAGTATCGGAGGCGATTCTCCTCAGGAATGGAACAAAGAATGGCCCTTACAATACCTTCGATAATTATGGAAAGCTGATATCTTCGGCAAATTTTGAGGACGACGTACTACACGGCCCATATTTTGAATACTATGATAATGCTTTAGTCGCCCTTTCTGGTCATTACAAAGAAGGCCAAAAGGATAGTGTATGGATCGAGCGTTCTTCTTTGGGAAATAAAAATTATGAAAAGTACTATAAAGATGGTTTGCCTGTTGGTACGTGGACTTATTATTATCCAAACGGAAGAGTTAAAAGAACCGAGACCTATCAGTCAGGATTGCTCAACGGCAAAGTAGAGGAGTATCATTACAATAGAAATAAAACCCTGAAAGCTCATTATGTCAATGGGGTGCTAGATGGAAAGTACAGCGAATACTTTAAGGATGGTTCCCTAAGTGCAGAAGGAACCTATAAAGCTGACCTTAAGTCTGGGACATGGGTCAGTATGACACCTCTGGGTATGATATTTTCTATAGGAGAGTATCAGGCTGGTCACAAACAGGGCCTTTGGAAATATTTCCATGAATCTGGTGTCCTCCAATCGGAGGGCAAATACAAGAATAACTTGAAGGATGGGCAATGGATTGAGTACTATGAGTCTGGAAAATTGAAATCTATTGGTTCCTATCAAGCAAATTTAAAGAATGGCTTGTGGGGGCATTTCTATGAAAATGAGCAACTGATTCAGGATGAAAATTGGAAACACGGACAATTATTTGATGTGAGTGAATATTTTTCTGAACAAGGAGAAGTATTTCCCAAGGGAACATTGTCCAATGGGAGCGGTACACGCAATGTGTACTATTTGGATGGTGAGCTACAGGTAAAAGAAAACTATTTAAATGGATTGCCACATGGCACCTGGCTTGGTTACCACGACAATGGAAAAATTGCTTCTGAGGAAAAATATAATCAAGGCGAACCCACCGGCACCTGGAAGTATTATACCCGCAAGGGTAAACTCAAGAGCACTAGACGGTTTTAATTTTTATCAGCATTACGGTGGCAATAGAGTGCGCTCGCTGCTTGGCCATCTCGGCTTTTGTTCCAGCAAACAAATCA
The sequence above is drawn from the Reichenbachiella sp. genome and encodes:
- a CDS encoding beta-ketoacyl-ACP synthase III, producing MKSAKIIGMGHYVPDNVVTNQQLEPLMDTNDAWIQERTGIKERRHVVPGGEDTTSSMATKASRMAIEKAGIAVDEIDFIVFATLSPDYYFPGPGVMLQKQLGFKKEIGALDIRNQCSGFVYGISVADQFIKTGMYKTVLVVGSEVHSGGLDFTTRGRGVSVIFGDGAGAAILQATEEKGKGILSTHLHSEGQHAEELALIGPATTDWVPNYIERNDPEDIRYYPYMNGNFVFKHAVVRFQQVIQEALTQNGYQADDIDMLIPHQANLRISQFIQKQMKLTDDRVFNNIQKYGNTTAASIPLALSEALEEGKVKEGDLVCLAAFGSGFTWASALIRW
- a CDS encoding toxin-antitoxin system YwqK family antitoxin; this translates as MHLKKCTLFFLVIVLTPFLSRAQNFYKEVSTDTTFRASGETYLGKREGQWKFERRWDGMIVTGYYSQGEPDSVWLKYYNQTVSEAILLRNGTKNGPYNTFDNYGKLISSANFEDDVLHGPYFEYYDNALVALSGHYKEGQKDSVWIERSSLGNKNYEKYYKDGLPVGTWTYYYPNGRVKRTETYQSGLLNGKVEEYHYNRNKTLKAHYVNGVLDGKYSEYFKDGSLSAEGTYKADLKSGTWVSMTPLGMIFSIGEYQAGHKQGLWKYFHESGVLQSEGKYKNNLKDGQWIEYYESGKLKSIGSYQANLKNGLWGHFYENEQLIQDENWKHGQLFDVSEYFSEQGEVFPKGTLSNGSGTRNVYYLDGELQVKENYLNGLPHGTWLGYHDNGKIASEEKYNQGEPTGTWKYYTRKGKLKSTRRF